Below is a genomic region from Campylobacter geochelonis.
GCTCAGTTTCTCACGCTGGATTTTTACTAGCAGCGATTGTGATTGGAACTACTCAAGCAAGTGTTGGGTTGTTTTTATACTGGATAATGTTTGTCTTTGCAAATTTAGGTGCATTTACCATGCTTTGGGTTACACACAATAATGGTAAAATTTGGGATGATAGGTTTGAGTATCCTTATGAGAAATTTTCAGGTCTTATAAAACTAGCTCCTTGTGCAGCTATAATGATGGCGATATTTATGCTCTCATTAGCTGGAATTCCGCCATTTAGTGTATTTTGGGGCAAGATGTATCTTATGAGCGCGGCTGTAAATTCTGGCTTTGTAATTTTGGCTGTGATAATGGCGGTTAATAGTGCCATTGCGCTTTACTACTACTTAAGAGTAGTTGTTGAGATGTTTTTAAAAGAGCCGATTGTCAAAGATAGTAAGTTGTATAGTGAAAATTTAAGCAACACTTTAAAGTATATTTTAGCTCTTTGTGCTGTGCTTTGTGTTATAGCGCCAATCGTTGTTAAATTTATACTTCCACAAATTTATGACATGGTGATTTTTAGCGGGTTTTAGAGTTTAGAAGCTTTGTTAAATGAGCTTCTAACTCATCTAAATTTAGTAAAATCTTATCTTTAAACTGCGATTTGTTAAATGTGCGTTGGCGTTTGGCAAGCTGGATTGTATGCGTTGAGATAAGATTTTCTAACTCATCTTTTGAAATCTTCTCATCTAAAAACTCTTTGCACTCTTTTAAACCTATACAATTAAGCGCTTTTTGCTCTTTTCCATACTTTTTAAACAGATATTCAGCTTCATCTACAAGTCCAGCTTCTAGCATCTTTTTTGTGCGAGTTTTAATGCGTTCATTTAAAAACTCTTTTGGACTTTCTATCTCAAAAATTGCTAAATTTGATATAGTTGGCGCCGTTGTATTCTCGCGTAAAAAAAGTGACGGAATTCGCCCTGTGGTTTTATATATACTATACCACTTTAAAAGCCGGTAGCTGTCATTTTGACTAAATTTGGCTTTAAACTCTGGGTCAAATTTAGATATTAACTCATAAATTTCAACATTTGAAAGAGTTGTTTTTACATCATCTATTTTAGGGCTCAGTCCGCTTAACATCGTCTTTAGATAGAAACCACTTCCGCCAGTTATGATAAGTGGAACATCTAAATTTAAAGCAAATTCTTTTGCTTTTTTATACTCTTTTATAAAATCCCCAACACTAAAATGCTCATCTGGATAGACTAAATCTATACCAAAATGCTTAGCTAAACTAAGCTCATCGGCACTTGGTTTAGCACTTGCTATATCGATTTGTTTATATAAACAAAGCGAGTCAAGACTAAGGATAATACAGTTAAATTTAGTAGCTAAATTTAGTGCAAGGTCGCTTTTTCCACTAGCCGTAGTTCCAACAATAGCAAATTCAAAAAACATATATCTCCTTTAAATTTTGCAATTTTATCATAATGTAAAATCAATAGTGGATATTTTATTATAAATTTGATAAAATAAAAGATTGAAAGGTAAAAATGGAAAAATTTAGACAAGTTTTAAAAGACATAAACGAGCTAATAGTTTTTAAGCACTCTGTTTTTGCGTTGCCGTTTATCTTCGTGGCGATGATAACAGCTTCAAAGCTTGAGAATGGCTCTATGTGGTTTGGGCTAAAACTTCTTGTTTTAGGAGTTTTATGCGCAGTAAGTGCAAGAAGTTTTGCGATGGCGTTTAACAGATATATGGATGAAGATATCGATAGACCAAACCCAAGATGCGCAAACCGTCCAAGCGTAGATGGGCGCATAGGACGTGGGAATTTACTACTTTTTATAGTGGCAAATGCGGTTATTTTTCTCGTGGTTGCATACTTTATAAATTCACTTGCATTTAAGCTTGCTTTTCCTATTTTACTGATTTTGGGTGGGTATTCTGTTTTTAAAAGATTTTCAGAAATCGCGCACCTTGTTTTAGGACTTTGTTTAGGTCTTGCGCCGATTGCTGGAGCTGTGGCGATAGGTGCTAGTGTGCCACTTTGGTCGATTTTACTGTGTTTGGGCGTGATGTTTTGGGTGGGTGGCTTTGATGTGCTTTACTCGCTTCAAGATTTAGAGTATGATAAAAGCGCTGGACTTTTTAGCATACCATCTCGCTATGGAAGTGACGCGGCGATGTTTATATCAAGCCTTTTTCACGCCATTACAATCATATTTTGGTTTTTGTTTTGTATATCGGCAAATTTGGGCTTTTGGGCGTATTTAGGCGTGGTGATTGCTGGGGTGATTTTATGGCAAGAACACCGCATAGTAAGAAAAGATTTTAACAAAATCGACAAGGCGTTTTTTACGCTTAATGGATATTTGGGTATTATGTTTTTTTGTTTTATATTTTTTGATTTATGGAACTACTAAGGAGAGGTTATGGACGCGGATTCGATAATAATTTTAGGGCTTTGTGTTGTGCTTTTGATAGTTTTGATTTTACTTTATATAAAAGATAAACAAACTGATGCTAAATTTGATAGATTTGATCAAATCGTAACTGATAATATGAATGGAATTTTTGCTCTTCAAAAAGAGATAAATGCGCTAAAAGAAGTGATGGATGAGATAAATATAGGCGATTTTTCTGAGCAAATCGATTTGCAAGTAGAGGAAAAAATCGCTCCTATCATTCACTCTTTAAAAGGCATTGATGAGCTAGTTAAAAAAAGCATAAAAGATAGGAAAAATGTTGAGTAGGCATTTAAAAAATTCCTATAAAATGTCACAACTAAAGGATAAAAAATGTTAATAGATGGGTATGGAAGAGTTGTTGACTATCTTAGGATTTCGGTTACTCAAAGATGTAATTTCAGATGTAAGTATTGTATGCCAAAAACGCCTTTTAGCTGGGTTCCGCATGAAAATTTACTAAGCTATGAAGAGCTTTTTTTGTTTGTAAAAGTTGCTATTGACGAGGGTGTTAAAAAAATTCGCATAACTGGTGGCGAGCCACTTGTTAGAAAAGATATAGATAAATTTATTAAAATGATAAGCGATTATGCGCCTGATATTGATTTGGCTTTGACGACGAATGGATTTTTTTTAAAACACTATGCAAAACTTTTAAAAGAGGCCGGACTTAAACGTATAAATATGTCAGTTGATACTTTAGTGCCACAAAAAGCGGCGATGTTGGCACAAAGAAGCGTTTTGCATGAGGTTTTAGAAGGTCTTGAAGAGGCGTTAAAAGCAGGGCTAAAGGTCAAGATAAATACTGTGGCTTTAAAAGGGATTAACGATGATGAGCTTGTCTATCTGCTTGAGTTTGCCAAAGAGCGAAATTGCGAGATAAGATACATCGAATATATGGAAAACACTCACGCAAACGATGAGTTAGTGGGTTTAAGAGCAAGTGAGATTTTAGATATTATATCTAAAAAATACACCATAAAAGAGGTTGGGAAAGCGCCAAATTCACCATCAACTTCGTATGAGATAGATGACGGATATAAATTTGGTATAATCGATCCGCACAAGCACGATTTTTGCGATAGTTGTAACAGGATTAGACTAAGTGCGGAGGGACTTTTGATACCTTGTTTGTATTTTGAAGAGGCGCTTAGTATAAAAGATGCGATTAAAAAGGGTGATATAGCTGCTGCAACTGAAGTTTTGCGTAAAGTTTTGCAAAACAAACCGCAAAAAAACAAGTGGGAAGCGGCTAAGGAAAATGAAGTCTCAAACCGAGCTTTTTATCAAACTGGCGGTTGAGCCTATGAGGGCTAAAATTTGTTAAAGCTAGTTGAGTTTTTTCACAGCATTCAAGGCGAGGGTAAGTTTGCGGGAAAAAATGCGATTTTTTTCAGGTTTGCTGGGTGTAACTTAAGATGCGCTGGATTTGGTGTGAAACTAAACTCACTAAAAACAGGTGAAGTTTTAACAGGTTGTGATACGATTAGAGCGGTTTATACAAGCCATTTTGAGTATGAAAATATCACTTCAAAAGAGGCGCTTTTAAGTAAATTTGAAGAGCTAGATTTACAAAATGCAAAACCAATCATAGTTATAACTGGTGGTGAACCGCTTTTGCACCATAAAGATGAGATTTTTTACGCTTTTATAAGCGAAGTTTTAGCGCGTGGTTTTGAAGTGCATTTCGAAACAAATGGAAGCGTTGAGGTTGATTTTGCCAGATTTAACGAGTATAAAAAGTGCGTTTTTTGTATCAGTCCAAAACTGTCAAATAGTGGCGAAAAGCGCGAAAAAAGACTAAATTTTAAAGCATTAAATTTGATAAAAGAAAATGCTAAAGATAGCTTTTATAAATTTGTAATCAGCTCTGAATTTAACCTTCAAAGTGAGATTTTAGAGATTACTCAAGCCGCACCAAATGAAGTTTTTTGTATGCCTTTGGGAAAAAATAAAAAAGAGTTAGAAAAAAACGCTAAATTTACATTTGAGTTTTGTCTAAAAAATGGCTATAACTACACAGACAGGCTTCATATAAGAATTTTTGATGATAAAGATGGTATATAAGGTAATTTTATGATAATAAGAAAAATTTATGATTTTGAAAATGCACATATAGTGCGAGATTGTAGCTCAAAGCGTTGCAGAACAAGCATTCACGGGCATTCTTATAAATGCGAAGTATTGCTTAGTTCAAATTTTTTAGATAATGCAGGCATGGTTTATGACTTTGGTTTGATGAAGCTTGGCATAAAGAGTATCATCGATAGTTTTGACCATGCTACAACTCTGTTTTTAGGCGATAGTGATGAGTATAAAAATGATATAAAAAAGCACTCATCAAGATGGGTTGAAATCCCATATAACCCAAGTGCTGAGCAGTTTTGCAGAGTCTTTTTTGTCATTATCGATAAGCTTTTAAGTTTGATTAATATGCAAAATGGCGAACGCGAAGTCAAACTTCACAGCATTATCGTTCACGAAACAGCCACAGGATACGCGCAGTGTTTTAGAGATGATGCCTATAATGAGCAGATGGGAATTATAAATTTAAATGATATTAAATTTAGCGATGAAGTTATGTGCGACTGGGATGATAAAGAGTTCTTTCAAAAAATTAAAAATGGCGTTAAATTTAGCTATCCAAGGGATTGCTAGAGAT
It encodes:
- a CDS encoding 7-carboxy-7-deazaguanine synthase QueE, with product MLKLVEFFHSIQGEGKFAGKNAIFFRFAGCNLRCAGFGVKLNSLKTGEVLTGCDTIRAVYTSHFEYENITSKEALLSKFEELDLQNAKPIIVITGGEPLLHHKDEIFYAFISEVLARGFEVHFETNGSVEVDFARFNEYKKCVFCISPKLSNSGEKREKRLNFKALNLIKENAKDSFYKFVISSEFNLQSEILEITQAAPNEVFCMPLGKNKKELEKNAKFTFEFCLKNGYNYTDRLHIRIFDDKDGI
- the mqnP gene encoding menaquinone biosynthesis prenyltransferase MqnP produces the protein MEKFRQVLKDINELIVFKHSVFALPFIFVAMITASKLENGSMWFGLKLLVLGVLCAVSARSFAMAFNRYMDEDIDRPNPRCANRPSVDGRIGRGNLLLFIVANAVIFLVVAYFINSLAFKLAFPILLILGGYSVFKRFSEIAHLVLGLCLGLAPIAGAVAIGASVPLWSILLCLGVMFWVGGFDVLYSLQDLEYDKSAGLFSIPSRYGSDAAMFISSLFHAITIIFWFLFCISANLGFWAYLGVVIAGVILWQEHRIVRKDFNKIDKAFFTLNGYLGIMFFCFIFFDLWNY
- the moaA gene encoding GTP 3',8-cyclase MoaA, with amino-acid sequence MLIDGYGRVVDYLRISVTQRCNFRCKYCMPKTPFSWVPHENLLSYEELFLFVKVAIDEGVKKIRITGGEPLVRKDIDKFIKMISDYAPDIDLALTTNGFFLKHYAKLLKEAGLKRINMSVDTLVPQKAAMLAQRSVLHEVLEGLEEALKAGLKVKINTVALKGINDDELVYLLEFAKERNCEIRYIEYMENTHANDELVGLRASEILDIISKKYTIKEVGKAPNSPSTSYEIDDGYKFGIIDPHKHDFCDSCNRIRLSAEGLLIPCLYFEEALSIKDAIKKGDIAAATEVLRKVLQNKPQKNKWEAAKENEVSNRAFYQTGG
- the miaA gene encoding tRNA (adenosine(37)-N6)-dimethylallyltransferase MiaA, with the protein product MFFEFAIVGTTASGKSDLALNLATKFNCIILSLDSLCLYKQIDIASAKPSADELSLAKHFGIDLVYPDEHFSVGDFIKEYKKAKEFALNLDVPLIITGGSGFYLKTMLSGLSPKIDDVKTTLSNVEIYELISKFDPEFKAKFSQNDSYRLLKWYSIYKTTGRIPSLFLRENTTAPTISNLAIFEIESPKEFLNERIKTRTKKMLEAGLVDEAEYLFKKYGKEQKALNCIGLKECKEFLDEKISKDELENLISTHTIQLAKRQRTFNKSQFKDKILLNLDELEAHLTKLLNSKTR
- a CDS encoding 6-pyruvoyl trahydropterin synthase family protein, yielding MIIRKIYDFENAHIVRDCSSKRCRTSIHGHSYKCEVLLSSNFLDNAGMVYDFGLMKLGIKSIIDSFDHATTLFLGDSDEYKNDIKKHSSRWVEIPYNPSAEQFCRVFFVIIDKLLSLINMQNGEREVKLHSIIVHETATGYAQCFRDDAYNEQMGIINLNDIKFSDEVMCDWDDKEFFQKIKNGVKFSYPRDC